The DNA sequence CAGCCGACATAAAGACCCAGATCCACACTCACATGTGCTACAGCGAGTTCGGTGATATCATAAAGACCATCCAGGCCATGGACGCCGATGTCATTACCGTGGAGATGTCCCGGAGCAACAATGATCTACTCCAGGTCTTTAAAGAGACCGGGTATGACAAGGAGATCGGACCAGGGGTCTATGACATCCATTCCCCCCGGGTTCCTTCCATGGAGGAGCTGTCCGGACAGATCAGGGCCATACTTGAGGTCCTGCCGGCGGAACAGGTCTGGATAAATCCTGATTGCGGTCTTAAGACCAGAAGATGGGAAGAGGTCAGACCAGCCCTGGTCAACATGGTGGCTGCAGCCAGAATGCTCAGGTCCGGCTGATTATCTGCGGCCCTGTCCTGGAGCGAGGCATGCCCTCCTGGCCCTGGCTTCCAGGACAGGGCCGCAGACATTGGCCAAGCTTTGGGGCGTCCTGACTGTCCCGGCTGGAGCTTTCAATGAACATGCTGGCAGAGAATAAGAGAAAAATCCTGTTGATTTTTGTGATCGGGCTGGTGGTGGTGAACCTCTGCTTTGCCCTGGGTCTGGACCTGATCACTCTGGAATGGCTTCAGGAAAATCACCTGGCCCTGAAAGAGCTGAGCCGGGAGCACTTTCTGGTTTCAGTCCTGATTTTTCTGGGGCTGCGCTTTCTTTTTGCAGTGGTGTCCATTCCAGGGACAGGCATCCTGACTCTGGCTGGAGGGGCTTTTTTCGGTTTTTGGCTTGGGTCTCTGCTCACAGCCCTGGCTGTGTCTGCCGGGGTGACCGTGGCCTTTCTCGTGACCCGCCATGCCCTGCAGGACTTTGTCCGGGCCAGGATGGGTCATTATCTGCCCTTTTTTGATCAGGGGGTCCAAAGGTACGGACCCGGTTTTCTGTTCATGCTGCGCATGATAGAGGTATTCCCTTCCTTTGCCGTAAACATGATCTTCGGTCTGACCTCCATGAAGGTCGGGACTTATTATCTGGTCAGCCTGGCCGGATTTCTTCCCGGGATCATGATCTTTACCAACGCCGGAAGCAGGCTGGCTCAGCTGGAAGGATTGCAGGACCTGGCAGATCCGGTGGTCCTGGCCTCCCTTGGGGCTTTGGGCACATTTCCTCTATTGACCATTGCTGCCTGCAGGCTGTGGCGGATCAGTACCTGTAAACCCCGCGGTTGAGGGCGTCGTTGATGGCGGAGATGATCTTGCCGGACCTGAGGGTGGCTCCAGTAAAGCCGTCGATCTCGGTTGTCACGATGCTGCCCGGATGATAAAGGTCAGCCAGGGAAATCCTGATGTCTTTGCCCAGAAGGTAGTTGATAAGCTGCTGGTGTTGATCGCGTATCCCGTTGACAGTGGAGTAACGCTTGGATGTCCTGTAGTCTATGCCCGAATGATAGAGCTGTCTGAAGCTTATGTCTGTTACCATATTGTTTTCAAGAGTCAGCTGAATGGCGACCTGAATATCGCCACGATCAGCAAATATCCCCCTGTAAGTGCCGTTCTCATAATTGGTTTCAGCTGCTGAAACATTTGCAACTGTAAAGACTAAAGCAGTACTCAAAATAAGCAGGATCAATTTCTTCATGGTTTTCTCCAGGCCGCGAAAGCATTTTAATGTTTTTGGAATTTATTATCAATATCATTTTTACTGGGGATATGTCAACAGCCAGGCCTCAGGGAAGTGTTTGAATCATTCAGTCTGGTTATCAGGTCATGCCTGAGTTTTATCATCCAGGATGCTTAACTAACAGTCATTGGGCGGAACCGGAACCGAATCCTGAGGTGGACTGGTCGTAATAGTTTAGAGATTCCCTGACTCCAGGACTTGTTTGCAGTGATACCTGCTGGTTACATCCTGATCTGGCCGTTCGGCACTGCGGGAAGTCAGGCGATCCAGGCAATCTATACGCAAGTCTGTTTTGAGCTGAACTTAAAGCTTAAACAAGTTAAGTTTATCATTAGAAAACCTTGATCTGGTAATCCGGGATGTTCTACAGGCTGATGAGGTTGACCAGGAATTCCATCCGGGCAATTATCCCCCCAGCCAGAAAAGCGACCATACTGGTCAAAAGCAGCATGGCCAAAGCTGTTTTTGCGCTGAATTCCCTGGCCAGGGTAGCCACGATGGCGATGCACGGGACATAGAACAGGCCAACCACTGCTCCCACAAACAGCTGCATGGTGGTCATCTCCATTTCGATCAGGGGCAGAACCGCCAGTTCTCTGCGCATTATTCCCAGAATGAGGGGGACTGCGGCCTCTTCAGGCATTCTCAGCCAGTGCACCACCAGAGGGCTCATCAAGCTGCCCATCATGGCCATTATTCCCGTCTCATAAAGTATTGATGCAACACCCACAGCCAGGATCATGGGCAGGGCTCCCTTGGTCAGGTAACGCTTGAGCTGGACCCAGATCTTCTTTAACAGGACATCCCCTCTGGGAATCAATAGCTCTGGTATTTCCATTATGGTCAATGGCCTTGGTCCTTTCAGCACCCTGTCAGCGATTATTCCGGCCAGAATCAGGGCCAGCACGGAGATCAGGAAAACTCCTGCCACCACAGTAACCGAGCGTTCCGAAAGCATGGCAATAAAGGCCCCGGTCTGGGAAATGCAAGGGATGGCCAGGCAGATCATGGCGGCTACAGTCAGTCTTTCCCGGTCCGAGGACATGGACCTTGAGGCCAGGATGCCGGGTATGCCGCATCCATACCCCAGCAGGAGAGGGATAATGCTTGATCCCTGCAGGCCGATCCGGTTCAGCAGTCCGTCCAGGAGCATGCCCAGTCTGGGCAGATATCCGCTGTCCTCAAGCAAGGCCATGACCCCGTAAAAGGAAAGCACATAAGGCATGACCAGGGTAAAGGGCCATTCAATGCCTTTGACCAGAAAACCGTATTCGCCCACCAGAATGTTTCTGGGCAGGAGAGGAAGATTCAGGGCCTCAACGCCCAGGACAATGACCGGGATAATGCCTTGCCTGAACAGAGGCAGGAGCACGAGTTGACGCAGCTGCATGCCCAGACCCACTACCAGCCCAAAGGACAGGACCAGGATGAGCAGGGCCAGAGGAAGGCCGGGCCAGGGCCGGATCAGTCTCTGCCCCCAGAGGCGGCGCTTGGACATGCTTTTTTCCGGACCGTGCCTGCTGACCTGTCTGGTCAAGTCCTCAGCTCTCCGCCACCTGCCTGAAACGTCAAAAGACTGAGTCCTTTCAGAGGATGAATCAGAAATGACCCGGTTCAGGCGGTCTTCAAGTCCGGACAGACCAATGCCTCTGACAGCTACCATGGGGATAACCGGGATACCCAGCTCCCGGGAAAGCTTCTTTGTGTCAAGGACCAGATTCCGGTCCCGGGCCAGATCCATCCGGTTCAGGACAGCCACTGTGGGCAGACCGAACTCCAGAACCTGGAGAAGCAGATAGAGGCTGCTTTCCAGGTTGTTGGCATCCAGAATGCAGACCACTGCAACCGGGGCCGGGGAAAGGGCGCAGGAGTAGTCGCCTGACCCGTCACTGCAGTGCATGAATCCCGGCTGAAAACCAGGGCCGTGTTTTCCCCGGAGCATGTTCACTGCCACCAGTTCGGCCTGATTGGCTGCATTCAGGGTATAAGTGCCAGGGACATCCACCAGAAAAAGTCCGTCCGTTCTTTTTTTGATCCGCCCGACCATGAAGTCAATGGTGGTTCCGGAATAATTGGCACAAGCCGCATCTAGGCCTGTGAGCAGGTTGAAAATGACGCTTTTGCCAACGTTGGGTGGACCCATCAGCAGGATATGGTTTCCTTCCATGATTAATTTCCAGCCACCAGGGCATTTTGATTTTGAAATTCGAAATCAAGCACGTGCTGGAGTGGTTGTCAAGATCTCGGTCAAGGTGAGTTTGAAAATTATTTTCAAAAAAATGTTGACACAGCCAGTTTCTCCTATTAGCCACTCAAATTTAGCGGTGCATGCTTGAGAATCAGTCTGTTTGAAATGGTAATGAAAATTAAATTCCTAATCTTTTGCAGCTGAATCTAATTTAGACTTTGATAGCGACCTGTCATGGCCCAGAGAACTAAAACCGTCTTGGTCTTAGCATGCCCAGTCCTTGTTCAGCATTATACTGCCTTGGTTCCGGTATTCACCAGTGAACCTTTTCTGGGGGGCTTTCACCGGTGTGCCAGGGCAGCTTTTGGGCGGCTGTTCAGAAGATGCAGTTACTCCTAGCTGGCTTCTTAACTATTATGGTGGAGATATCCTTACTCAAACTGCAAACCGTTTACTGGAGGTGGATTGTGATTTTTAGAGTTTTTATTCTGGGATGGGTGGTGTTCTTTGCGGTCCTGTCAGGTCCGGTGTTCTCCCACTCTCCCTTGCTGATGTGCTATGACGAGGGGGATGGAACTATCTTATGTGAAGGCGGGTGGTCTGATGGGTCATGTGCTTCGTGTACGCCTGTTTACGTCATAGATCAGGAAACAGGCAGCATGGTTGCCTGCGGCATGCTGGACAGGGCCGGTTTTTTTGAATTTGACAAACCCGGGGGTGCTTTTGTGGTCCTTTTTGATGGCGGCCAAGGCCACACCCTGGAGCTGCTCAGCTCCGAGATTATTGAGTAGCCCCTGGTGGAGGAATATTTAAGATGTTTAGTACCAGAAAATCAGTAAGCCTTACAGTCATGGCTCTTATTGGGTCAATCTTGCTTATGGGTGGTCCTGTCCTGGCGGACCAGAATTATCCAGCATCAGTCCAGAATGTTTCGCCGATCAAGACAGCTCAAAACGGGGAGGTCCGGGAAATAACCCTGTGCGAGGTCTTTGACTATCACGGCGGGGCCTGCCCAGGGGCTACCATGGCCTACATGGCGGTCAGGTACGCCTTTGAGCTGCTTTATGAGGATGGAGAAATACCCGACCCCGGGGAGCTTGTGGTCTTCGGCCGGGCACCCGGAGGGCCTCTGGATATGCTCGACGTAGTCATGAAGGGCGGCGGCCATGCCAGCAGGACCTGGCCTCCTCCAGGCATCACAAGGGGGGCTGGAAACTTTCAATTTCAGTTTCTGCGCAAATCCACCATGCAGGCCGTAGATATCAGTCTTCAGGACGGACTCTGGCCGGATGACTGGTTTGAGCTGCGCGACAAACACCAGGCCGGGACCATTACCGAGAAAGAAACTGAAAAAAGGATGGCGGACAGGCAGTACGTCATCAGCCGGTTCCCGGACAAAACCTTTCAGGAGCTGTTCGGTACGCCCAGGGTTTACACCTTTATTGCCTGGGGACACATGGAACAGGGTGAAATGGACAGGCTGGGCCGGGATTTGAGACGCCAGCAAAGGGATGAATAACGGTTTATTCCGACTTCCTTGTCTTAAGCTTTTACCTTTAACTTTTTACTCCCAACTTCAGGAGATATAAATGAATCTGCAATTAAAAGCCCTGTCCGGTCTCTTGATGTTCCTGGTTCTGGCCATGGGATCAGCCCTGCCGGCCGCAGCAGACTGCGGTGCCGGAGATGGAGGCTACACCCAGGCTGCCAGGGATCTGGCACCCGTCAAAGTCATCAGGGGTGGTGAGCCCCGGAATCTGAGCCTGGTAGAAGCCTACGACTTTCTTGAACATCCCTGCCTTACAGGCACAGTTTCCTTTCTGGCAGCCAGGTACGGCCTTAAGCTGCTTTTTGGCGAAGAAACTCCGGTTATTGAGGATGTCGTAGCTATCAGTCTTGCCCCTGGCGGGTCCATGGGTGCTTTGGACTTTATATTCAAGGGTGATAATCCCCGGGACAAGACCTGGCCTCCGCATGGTGTGGAAAACAGTGCAGATAATTTTGTTTACCAGTTCCTGCGCAAATCCACCATGCAGGCCGTGACCATCCGGCTGAAACATGAAATGTGGCCCAGTGACTGGTTTGAACTGCGGGAAAAGCAGCAGGCCGGGACCATTACCGAGGCCCAGAGAAAAAAGCGCAGCCAGGACCGCAGGTTTATACTGGAGAATTATCCGGCCATGGCTTTGACGGAGCTTTTTGAAACCCCTGATCAATACACCTTCATCGCCTGGGGACATATTGAAAAGGGCGAAATGGACAAGATGATCAGAGAGCAGCGCAGGGCCCGTAGAGGTGCTGAGTAGCCCGGACCGGATAAATCGAGATAGAGTTATTGGCCGGCGCGGGGCCGGCAATGCATAGTAAAATAATGCAAGCGACCAGGCAGGGTCTGGGGGTGATCAGATCTGGGAGCACCTAACTGGAGGTTTGATATGGCAATGGAAATGAGACAGAAACCAAAACAGCAGCAGGGCTTCACCCTCCTGGAAATCCTGGTGGTCGTGGCCATCATGGGTTTCCTGGTAGCCATGGTCGCCCCGAGGTTTGCCGGGGTCGTAAGCGGGACTATCCAAGTGGTCGGTGATACCAGTAAGAACAGAGGCGAACAGATGATTGCAACCTTTTTTGAGCAGAACAATCGTTATCCCAGCGGTCTGGTCAACCTGGTCATGACCGACGGCGCGGATCTGGCAACAGCCCGGTATCAGATCCCCTATGCAGACAACGAAGATCCGGATGACGGGGCCGAGGTGATCCGCTTCAACCACAATAACAATCACAAATTCGTCATTCATCATTTGAACGAATCTGAGGCGCGGGAACTGCGCAGGCTGGGCATCAACCGGATGTACAACCTGAATCACTACGGGGAGGTTCTGAAAGATCCGGCCGTGAGCGCCGGTCAGACAGTGGGCAGGAGAGATGATGCCGACCACATCGACAGGACCAGCAACTGGGCCAACGTGACTGTTGTCGCTGAGGGCGACAAGCGGCCCATGATGGAAGCAGTCGTTCCTGCGGAAGGTGTGGGCGTGGCCATGGCTGTGGTGGGTGCTGCTGCGCATGATGCTACGGAATTCTTCTATGTTGGTGCTGTTCGTCCTCCGTCTGCTCCAAGGGCTGACAGCTTTGGCCGAATCGTGTTCGGTCTGGGACCTGAGACAGAGCTGGTTACCACAGGCATGGCTTCCAATGCCGGCCGCACCCCGGTGGCTACCACCACGGAGAACTACACCTGGGACGGGTACTACATGCTCATGCCCCGGCTGGAAGCCACCTCTGAACGGCTTATGGCGGCCACAGCCTTTAACAACATCGCCACCGGCGGTTCGGCCCGAGACCTTCCGGCCAACTTCAACGCCGAAGCCAACCCCAACCGCGGGCAGATCGTGGCTGTGGGTTATCCTGCAGGAACGCAGTTGCAGCCCGGACAGATCGTAAATGGTGCAGGTGAGCTGCAAGACGGTGTGGCCCAGTACACCAAAAGAGTGGTCAACCTGCTGGAACCCCACGCAACCTGGGACTTCGTATCCATGCCCACAGAGCAGGATCAGCGCTGGAGCCTGGTCTTTAATGTGAGTGAACTGCCATAGGTGTTTTTCCGGCTTGAGAGGATTTTGAAAATTAATATCAAAATTATCTTGACATCCTGGAAAATGCTGAATAGGGAATTACTTATTCTGATTGCGGAACGTTTTACGGTCTCCAGGCACTTCTCAGTGGGCTGGGGAAAGTGAGGGCGTGACAATAATGGCCTGATCCCTTACCGGACAGGAGTTTATTGTTGCGCCTTTTATTTTTCTGATCAGGCTGATACAGGAGAGAAACGGCTTAATTATGGTAATGATAATTAGATTCTAAATCATATGAAGATGCAGAATTCAGACAAAAACAAACTGCATGGAACCGGGGTCGGGTCAGTTTTGCATGCCCCGGCTGTGCTCCTGGTGGAGGCCCGCATGATCCGGAACAATGTTGAAAGTGGAGCCGGTTCCAGGAGCAGGGAGGTCAGGCTGTCCAGGGAGCATGACCAGGTCATGGAAAAAATTCTGGAGCTGTATGCCGACCTTTTTCTGCACGATGGTTTTGGAAGCATCAGCATAGAAATGAAATTTTTGAAAAAAGGTCAGAAAGAAATCATCATCAGCAGCGGCAAGGACTACCGGTTTGTTGTGGACTGGCCGGAGCCGGCGGAAAAAGAATGAACAGATCCAGAATAGTAACAGGAAAAAGCAAGTCAACCCAGGCCGCATCCCTTGTGGGCTTTTTCACTGGCCTGGATACAGTCCTTCCTTGCCAGGCTGTTGATGGGGGACAGCTGAATTTGCCCAGGAAGCAAAGGTCCGCCTTTGGTTTCGCCAGTGCGCTGTTCGCTCCAAAAACTGCAGACCGCTGTTAACCTGATACTTGAGCTTAACTTGAAACTTTTAATCATATTTTTTTTAAAGGAGGTGATGCTGCAGCTGAAGATTTATTGAACGATCTGTCTCTTGGTTCGGTGTGGTACCGAAAAGGGGATGGCGGATCAGATTGCCTGTGCAAGCGAGTTACCTGAAGCAGGCGAGATTGACCGCTGTGACGATTGAAGACTGCAGAAATTGGCTGGTGGTGGCAGACTCTGGGGGTGAGTTGCTGCTGCATTGAAAACCTGAAAATTTTATGGAGACAATTCAATGTTGAACAAGCAACAAAAACCCAAAAAGAACCAGCAAGGTTTTACTCTTCTGGAAATCCTGGTTGTTGTAGCCATCATGGGCTTTCTGGTGGCCATGGTTGCCCCGCGCTTTGCAGGTATTGTCGGCACCACCGAAGAAGTCGTGTGCGACTCCAACCAGCAGCGGATGGTGGCGGCCATTTCCACTTTCTATGAACAGAACAACCGCTATCCCAACCGCCTGGTCAACCTGGTGGACAAGGCTGGTGAGGAGACCACCGGCGATATTGACGAGTACCGGATGCCCGTTACCACCAGGGCCACCGACCCGGACCGCGGACCAGCCACTTTCTCTGAGGAGTTTGATGAGCACCATTGGTTCCAGATTCACATCCTGAGTGAAGATGAAGCCGACGAGCTGCGTCGCAGCCTGGGCATTGTAACGGTCTTCAACCTGAACGCCTATAACTATGAAGGGCTTCTTGATGAATTTGAGACTGAGTATGAAACTGAAGGCTATCGTGGAGATGGCCGCGGAAATGCCGGCTTGCAGGCAGTCGTAGATGAAGCAGACCAGCAGTCCTTTATGCAGCAGATTAATGTTGCTGAAGGCCTGGGCGTGCTCATGGTGGGCATGGGTGCTGTTGATACCACGTCTGATATCGACAACGTGGGCGGAGCTGTTGCTGCGGATGAATTTACCCATGCCGACCATCTGGGTCTGAACGACTCCATCGGCCGCATCGTCATGGGTGTCGGCCCTGAGAACAGCCTGATCCGCGAAGGCATGATCAGCACTGCCGGGTTGTGCCCTGCTGACCTGAGCGATGATCTGTTCACCTGGAACCACTACAGCATCATTCTGCCCCGCCTTGAGGCGACTGTTGAGCGGATGCCTGATTGGGCTCGGACTGTCTCGGCCAGGGCCGAAGAAGGCGATGGCATCATCCGGACCCAGATCGAACTGACGGAAACCGAGCGCTGGAACTTCGCCACTGCTTGCCCTGAAGGTCATTCCTGGCCGGAAACCGACGGGTTTGATGCTTGGGTGATTCACACTGCAGCGGACTATGATGACGATACAAGTACTTGGGAAAGACCGTAACAATAACCAGATTGCGAAGGGCTGCTCGGCCCTTCGCAATCAACAGCAAAAGGGAGGGGCTGTATGGCCCCTCTCAATACTTTTGAAAAGCAGTTCTGCCGCATCTTCGCATGCCGCCCAGGAGGGGGAGCCCTTGTCCTGCTCGGCCTCCAACGGGTAACCTCCAGGCGATTTCTCCTTCCTGGGCGGCGTGAAGAGATGAAAAACAACTGTAATTCTACGTTGCTGAAATGTGTGCACAGTTAAACCAGGTTCCTGGCCTGTGCGGTTTTCAGGTAGGGATTTTTTTGCAATCAAACCAAAGGCAATCTTGTTTGTCTTTAAGGACAGGGTCATGAACAGGCAATCCGGCTTCACCCTTCTGGAGGTGCTGGTAGTCATCGGCATCATGGGATTCATTGCAGCCATGGTTGCCCCGCGGTTCGGAGGGCTCAGGGATACAGCCAGCCAAACCATCCGGGACAGCAACCAGCAGCGCATGACCGCGGCCGTGGCCTCATACTGGGAGAGCAACGAAGTTTTTCCCTCAGGTCTGGTCAATCTGGTCTATGAGGACGGTACTGAGGATGAATACACAGCAGGCCGCTACATCCGGCCCACCCATGAAGGCAATCTGATCCATGAAGGCAAGGTGACCTTTGACCAGAGCTTTTTCACCCGGCTCAAGCCGGAAGTGCATATCCTGGACAGCGAGGAAGCCAGTGCCTTGAGACGGATGGGGATCATGACCCTCTATAACCTGAACAGCTATGACTATGACGGGATCAATGAGAGCGTCGTTACTCCAGTAGGTTCAGCTGGTAGAGAAGACCGCATGCGCCAGGCTGGAAGGGGAATTACCGACAATGATCCTCGTATCCGGGCCGGGCTGGGCGTACTCATGGTAGGGCTGGGCGCGAGCACCTCGGCAACTGCCGCAAGCTGGTCCGGTCAGGCTGCGACAGATGCTAATGGTACTGGCATCAAGACCACCGGCTGGACCCATCCGGAATCCATTGGCCGGATCATCCTGGGCCTGGGACCGGAAACCGAACTGGTCAAGAAAGACATTATTTCCTCAGCCGGACTGTGCCCGGACGGCATATCCAATATCCGGACCGCCTGGAATCACTACAGTCTGCTTTTGCCAAGGCTGCAGGCCACAGTCAACCGGATGAATGAAGCCACTCATTCTGGAGGTCTTGCCCACCTGGCAACAATCACCGCCAAGCCAGAAAACGGTCCGGAACGGGAATTCAACCTGCTGAATGCTCAGCCGCGCTACCGCTTCAGCGTCTACTCCCCCGCAGGACTCCTTGGGAATGATCCGGAGAATAATCTGATGTGGGAGATTAAGGATCCGGATTAAGAAAGGTGGAAAGGGAATGAAACCCAACGGCTTTACTTTTCTGGAGCTGCTCATTGTCATGGGAATCATGATTCTGGTGGCGGCCATGATCTGGCCCATGCATAAAACCCTGGACGACACCCAGCGTTACAAAATCACCATGAAGAAGATCCAGGAAATCGAAGACGCCATACTGGGCCACAGTGAAATTGTGGACAGCTACGATCTGGACAGGAGCGTGGGTGGTTACGTCAGGGACATGTGCCAGGGCCAGAACCTGAGTCAGCCTGATGAGTGGTGCGACTGGCCCGGGCTGTGGGAACCGGAAGGGGAGGAAGATCTGGGCGGGATACGCGGATTCTTTGATAATGGCCGCTTCACTTGGAATTCATTTAAAAAGGTGGCTGACCCTGGAAAAGAATCCATGGGTCAGCCCAGGGGCTTGTGGACCAGACAGCTCAATACCGAATCCATTTCATCTCAGCGGTGGCAGGGCCCCTACATCAAGGCCCCGGTTACCACAAACCCGGCCCTGGGCCGGCATTTTGCAGATAATCAGGATCAATACGCGGATCTGTATGTGCATGACCGGGAATATTTCCACCTGCTCCAGGGACAGGATCAGCTTGTGGACGGCTGGAACCGGGCCTTTCGGTTTTTTTTAACCAACCAGGGGGAAACCTTCTGGATAGTTTCCCTGGGACCTGATGGTCAGGCCGATTTTCCGGCTGATTTTAAAAATTATGATCCTGACCTTCCCCTGAATAGGGACAATATTGTCCACTCTCTCAGGTTTGACAGAAGCGAGTGGCAAAACATCCTTGCCTCTCAGCGGGTCCGCAGCAGAACAGTGGAACGGCTGATCGTCATGACCGGGGATTATATGGACCGCCTGGTTCAGGCCCTGGTGGGCGACTCCCCGGCCGGACCCAATACAGGATACACCGGGGACATGCTGGCCTGGCCGGATTTGTGGAATTATGTGTGCCGGTTTGAAAGCGGTGTTCCAGGAGATCCAGGCCCGGTTCCCTGCGGAACCTGCCGGAATGAGGAAGGAGAGACAGTTGTCTGCGGCACCCTGGAAGCAGTACATGAGGCCCAGGGCTGGTGGGAAAATAAATGGGAAGATCCAGATTTTGGCGGTAACAGCGACTACACCTATGGGCAGCCGCGCGGACTCTGGGACCAGGATGATCTGGACGGCAGCGAATTCGGAGTGGGCTGGCGGCATGCCTATCACCCCAAACCGGAAAACAGCTCAGGAAGTTCTGATGTCAGAGACAGGAATGAAGTTCTCAGGGATGCCTGGGACAGACCCCTGCACTTCTTCAAGGTGGAGGAAAACGGCAAAGAGCACCTGATGATCGTCTCCACCGGGGAGTCTGGCAGCGGGGTGTTTCACATCAATGGGAATGAGTTCATTTTCCCACAGCCGGAATTCGCAGATGACCCTGTAACGGGATTCAGTGATTACCTGGAAAAGCGGACTGAACCATTTAACCTTGCTGAGTATCAGCCCGGTTTTACAGGTGAGATTGACGGGATAAGCCATGACAATACCGACAATATCGTCCGCCTGGTGCGCCTGGATGACTGGAAACCCGGCTTCATGAACCTGCTGGTCAGTCTGGATGCGGACCTTAATGGGGTTAGCCAGGTTGACTGCAATAGTCATGTCCATGAGTCAAATGATTTCAGCTGCCGGGTCTATGGCCTGGAT is a window from the Desulfonatronovibrio hydrogenovorans DSM 9292 genome containing:
- a CDS encoding FMN-binding protein, with product MKKLILLILSTALVFTVANVSAAETNYENGTYRGIFADRGDIQVAIQLTLENNMVTDISFRQLYHSGIDYRTSKRYSTVNGIRDQHQQLINYLLGKDIRISLADLYHPGSIVTTEIDGFTGATLRSGKIISAINDALNRGVYRY
- a CDS encoding type II secretion system protein, with translation MAMEMRQKPKQQQGFTLLEILVVVAIMGFLVAMVAPRFAGVVSGTIQVVGDTSKNRGEQMIATFFEQNNRYPSGLVNLVMTDGADLATARYQIPYADNEDPDDGAEVIRFNHNNNHKFVIHHLNESEARELRRLGINRMYNLNHYGEVLKDPAVSAGQTVGRRDDADHIDRTSNWANVTVVAEGDKRPMMEAVVPAEGVGVAMAVVGAAAHDATEFFYVGAVRPPSAPRADSFGRIVFGLGPETELVTTGMASNAGRTPVATTTENYTWDGYYMLMPRLEATSERLMAATAFNNIATGGSARDLPANFNAEANPNRGQIVAVGYPAGTQLQPGQIVNGAGELQDGVAQYTKRVVNLLEPHATWDFVSMPTEQDQRWSLVFNVSELP
- a CDS encoding TVP38/TMEM64 family protein; the encoded protein is MNMLAENKRKILLIFVIGLVVVNLCFALGLDLITLEWLQENHLALKELSREHFLVSVLIFLGLRFLFAVVSIPGTGILTLAGGAFFGFWLGSLLTALAVSAGVTVAFLVTRHALQDFVRARMGHYLPFFDQGVQRYGPGFLFMLRMIEVFPSFAVNMIFGLTSMKVGTYYLVSLAGFLPGIMIFTNAGSRLAQLEGLQDLADPVVLASLGALGTFPLLTIAACRLWRISTCKPRG
- a CDS encoding type II secretion system protein → MLNKQQKPKKNQQGFTLLEILVVVAIMGFLVAMVAPRFAGIVGTTEEVVCDSNQQRMVAAISTFYEQNNRYPNRLVNLVDKAGEETTGDIDEYRMPVTTRATDPDRGPATFSEEFDEHHWFQIHILSEDEADELRRSLGIVTVFNLNAYNYEGLLDEFETEYETEGYRGDGRGNAGLQAVVDEADQQSFMQQINVAEGLGVLMVGMGAVDTTSDIDNVGGAVAADEFTHADHLGLNDSIGRIVMGVGPENSLIREGMISTAGLCPADLSDDLFTWNHYSIILPRLEATVERMPDWARTVSARAEEGDGIIRTQIELTETERWNFATACPEGHSWPETDGFDAWVIHTAADYDDDTSTWERP
- a CDS encoding ferrous iron transporter B, coding for MEGNHILLMGPPNVGKSVIFNLLTGLDAACANYSGTTIDFMVGRIKKRTDGLFLVDVPGTYTLNAANQAELVAVNMLRGKHGPGFQPGFMHCSDGSGDYSCALSPAPVAVVCILDANNLESSLYLLLQVLEFGLPTVAVLNRMDLARDRNLVLDTKKLSRELGIPVIPMVAVRGIGLSGLEDRLNRVISDSSSERTQSFDVSGRWRRAEDLTRQVSRHGPEKSMSKRRLWGQRLIRPWPGLPLALLILVLSFGLVVGLGMQLRQLVLLPLFRQGIIPVIVLGVEALNLPLLPRNILVGEYGFLVKGIEWPFTLVMPYVLSFYGVMALLEDSGYLPRLGMLLDGLLNRIGLQGSSIIPLLLGYGCGIPGILASRSMSSDRERLTVAAMICLAIPCISQTGAFIAMLSERSVTVVAGVFLISVLALILAGIIADRVLKGPRPLTIMEIPELLIPRGDVLLKKIWVQLKRYLTKGALPMILAVGVASILYETGIMAMMGSLMSPLVVHWLRMPEEAAVPLILGIMRRELAVLPLIEMEMTTMQLFVGAVVGLFYVPCIAIVATLAREFSAKTALAMLLLTSMVAFLAGGIIARMEFLVNLISL
- a CDS encoding type II secretion system protein; the encoded protein is MNRQSGFTLLEVLVVIGIMGFIAAMVAPRFGGLRDTASQTIRDSNQQRMTAAVASYWESNEVFPSGLVNLVYEDGTEDEYTAGRYIRPTHEGNLIHEGKVTFDQSFFTRLKPEVHILDSEEASALRRMGIMTLYNLNSYDYDGINESVVTPVGSAGREDRMRQAGRGITDNDPRIRAGLGVLMVGLGASTSATAASWSGQAATDANGTGIKTTGWTHPESIGRIILGLGPETELVKKDIISSAGLCPDGISNIRTAWNHYSLLLPRLQATVNRMNEATHSGGLAHLATITAKPENGPEREFNLLNAQPRYRFSVYSPAGLLGNDPENNLMWEIKDPD
- a CDS encoding FmdE family protein; its protein translation is MFSTRKSVSLTVMALIGSILLMGGPVLADQNYPASVQNVSPIKTAQNGEVREITLCEVFDYHGGACPGATMAYMAVRYAFELLYEDGEIPDPGELVVFGRAPGGPLDMLDVVMKGGGHASRTWPPPGITRGAGNFQFQFLRKSTMQAVDISLQDGLWPDDWFELRDKHQAGTITEKETEKRMADRQYVISRFPDKTFQELFGTPRVYTFIAWGHMEQGEMDRLGRDLRRQQRDE
- a CDS encoding type II secretion system protein, with the protein product MKPNGFTFLELLIVMGIMILVAAMIWPMHKTLDDTQRYKITMKKIQEIEDAILGHSEIVDSYDLDRSVGGYVRDMCQGQNLSQPDEWCDWPGLWEPEGEEDLGGIRGFFDNGRFTWNSFKKVADPGKESMGQPRGLWTRQLNTESISSQRWQGPYIKAPVTTNPALGRHFADNQDQYADLYVHDREYFHLLQGQDQLVDGWNRAFRFFLTNQGETFWIVSLGPDGQADFPADFKNYDPDLPLNRDNIVHSLRFDRSEWQNILASQRVRSRTVERLIVMTGDYMDRLVQALVGDSPAGPNTGYTGDMLAWPDLWNYVCRFESGVPGDPGPVPCGTCRNEEGETVVCGTLEAVHEAQGWWENKWEDPDFGGNSDYTYGQPRGLWDQDDLDGSEFGVGWRHAYHPKPENSSGSSDVRDRNEVLRDAWDRPLHFFKVEENGKEHLMIVSTGESGSGVFHINGNEFIFPQPEFADDPVTGFSDYLEKRTEPFNLAEYQPGFTGEIDGISHDNTDNIVRLVRLDDWKPGFMNLLVSLDADLNGVSQVDCNSHVHESNDFSCRVYGLDGSPVFAEESFQTRWDEEEDLCRVDSLHFKFDDKTVTRIIMSGGRYLVCWDSNQRNPGAEKLEPDTDDWNRIFSVFASPARIVDREILLKVSNF